DNA from Megalops cyprinoides isolate fMegCyp1 chromosome 14, fMegCyp1.pri, whole genome shotgun sequence:
TTCTCTGGCATGTCTCCCAGCTTTGCCTTTTTGTACAGGCAGGAATCAGTGAGGGATTTAGGGAGTCGAACCGATGACAATCTGAGCTTCCTTGTGACGTCACAAGTGATGCTATAAGCCAAAGACTCTGCAAAGTTAACAAGTTCCATGCATTCTGCGCTGCTCACATCTCTGGTCTTCTGGCACGTACACTGGACAGTGTCACTGGAGGGGGATACCTTCACACTAGCATCAGTTGAGGGTGTCTCTATGGCAAATCTCTTCCATCCCTCCTGGGTGCTACCATGATTCAAGCTCCTGAAAGCATGAGCCCTAGCACTGGACCTCTGCTTAATCTTCCTTGCAGCCTGCGCCAGTCCGGACTTGATAGATCGGTAAGCAAGGCGACTGGCATACTGATCCAAAACAAGctccctgctgcccccttcCCTCTTCAGAACCCTGATGAGGTACCCAGCGTACTCATCGGTAACACTCTCACAGCTAGGGAATTTAGATGACAACCCACTTGACCCAGAGCTATGGAGGCTTAGAACTGAAGTCATAAGTTCACTGGACCACTGGTCGGCCAGGCTGTTTAATCTACATTCTCTATAGTTTAAGTGCTTGGGACATTCTGCAGACTCTCCTCTGCTGCTCTTGATAGTTTTGTGCCTGCAGTGATTAGAACTCACCATCTTTTTCACATCATTGATCACCTCCCCCGCCATTTCCCCAGCATAGGTCCATAAAGAGCGTAACGTCTGCTCTGAAAAACGTGCACTGCGCTCAAAAGGGCTGGGCTTGTGTTCCTTGTCCTCAGACTTCCTTCCTTCTTCCGAGCTAAGAGTGTCCATTTCAGTAGCCATAGACACAATGTGATATGCTAAGCGCTCTGCATAACGGAGAGCTCCCTTCTGCATCATTTTATGGTCAGTTTGCGAGGGAAGGTTTCGTTCCGGAAAAGTCTCTTCATCTTGAATTCCAGACTGGAAGCCGTTATTTCTCCAGTCTTCCTCATCCTCGTTACTTCCAGCTTCCTCAGAAAGAGACCTCATGAGCTTCTGCATGAAGTCGGCCTTCTCAGAGTCGGCACCAGCTTCTGTCAGACCAGGGGTGGGCTGGTACTGCGGTGTGGACGGTGGGGTGGCAGGGGAAAACTCCTTGGCAAGCTTGCCTTTCAGTTTCTTTGAGAACTGCTTGAACTGCTTCTCCTGAGAGACCAGTTGAGGCTGCTGTGGAGAGGGCGGTGGAGTGCCTGGGACTCCATTCCATTTCCTTCCAGTGCTGCTGAGTGCCTCTTCCGGGACCATCTTTCTGACACCCCGTCCAGCCGGTTCAAATCCTGGCACCTCTAATGTGTCCTTCATCGATGAGGCGCGCGTTTCAGTGGCTACTTCTCTGAACTGATGTAGACCGCTAAAGCCCACTTCACAGACATCTTTCTTCAAGGAAGGCTGCAGGGGAAAATGGGAGCTCTGATTGTTAATACTTCCCTTCCTTAGGTAGGCAGAATCTTTTCGTTTATCTTCTGATACTGAACAATGGCGTATAGGCTCTTCCAATTCAATCTGCACTCCTGAATTCTTCTCAAGCAGAGACCCTTCGTCTGCTTTAAGGGATGAGATGTCCGAACCTCCTTTTACACATAACTGCTTGTCATTGGACACCATGATATTTTCGCTGACTAGATTAGGAGACTCAGCCTGACCTGACGAAGGTATGCAACCTCCTATTTTCTTGCTCAGATAGCCAGCACATTCTTCCACTGTCTTCTTCACTTTTGAAGTGCTCATGAGATCATAAGCTTCACTTACGATCAAGTCAACCATGTTCCCGGAGAAGTTCTGGAAATGGGTCTTTCTTGATGATGCAGCTTCAGAAACATTCTCACTGGGCTCAAAGCTTGATCCTGCTTTGAGGGCGCAAGTCCCATCATGTGGTCCTCTGCTTTCACCAGGAGCTTGCAATTCTGTCTGTGTTGCAGTGGATATGTCCAAAGCTGATGTTGTCAGCAGTCTCTGTTCAGAACAGCTGCTTTTCTTGGGACTAGTCTGTGATGTATAGCAAGTACTGGATTTATACTGACAAGTATCTGCTGGGTCCTGAAAGTGGGAGATGCCTTTCCCAGCCACAGGTGCTGGAACACAGCTGGCAATACCAGACATGCAGAGCAAAGCTTTTTTCATAGTGCAGCGATTTTCTGATGCGCTGAGAAGTTCAGGTGTGCATGACGATCCTAAGTAATTCATGGCAGCATTGCAAGTCTTTGTGCTCTGAGAGGTATCCTCAGCACTAACGTAGTGAATGTTGTCCAGAGACACGCTGATAGCCGCCTGTGTCGTGAAGGTCACCTCAGCTTGAGAAAGCTCAATGAATGCCTCTTGGAGAACAGACTCTGAGAGATCTGAGGCATATGAAGAAACCACTTCCTCCTCTTGCTCAAAGGACCAATTACTTGAAGTTGAGGGTGTGGACGGGTGTGAGAACTGGCAAACCTCCATGATCCCTTCAAACACTAACTCTTCTGCAAGATCTGCTGCAAACCGGGTGACCGTGTTGTTGAAAATCTGCTTTTTCACAAAGCGGAACTCTTCAAGGGCCTCGGACAAAGCTTCCCCAACCAGGAACCCAGCCAAACCATTTATGGCACGTTCTTTTAATACATATGCATGTCTCATGCCAATCTCATGAAAGGCCATTTGAAACACTGACGAGGTTAGCCTTGCAGCTAGATGGCACAGTGTAGTGGTGCAAGAGGATACTCCTTTTTGTAGATCTCTGAAGGCACTCCCAAGGCTCTTTTCCACTAAGTCTGTGGCAAACCTCTGTATTCCGTCAGTTAGCGTTTGTGGTTTCTCCGACTTAGATATGGTAACTGTCTCCTGTATGTCAGACAATTTCATAAGATAACCGCTGACATTTTTAAACTCTTTATGACAAACGCAACTCAGGTTCTTATTGACATTCATATCGACTGGAGACGAATACCCGCAGACTGAAGCAAGAATTTCCTTTGACATGTTGTTTGCGAAATCAGAGTACGTTTTATACAGTGCGCAAAGGTCCTGAGGTTTGCGGAGTTCTGAGCCGTCTCCTTCTGCTTTCCAAAAATACTCCAAGGTACTGCCTTCACCTAGTGGGCTAAAAGCCGACGAGCTGACTGGACTGAAGAGTGCCCCGGTCTCTTCTCCATACGTCCTCACTTGCCGTGGAGAGTCAGGGACATCAGCGTTGGCACCATACGCTGATCCTGGTTTGAGCGGAGTGGGTTTCCTGATGTTGGCAGGAGGAACTGGGTGGTCAAACCTTTGAGGGTTCATGGCTGTTGCTGAGCCGCCCCTGGGAACGTATTTGGAACTACAG
Protein-coding regions in this window:
- the LOC118788864 gene encoding A-kinase anchor protein 11-like isoform X1 — its product is MELLKSLHVHSLNDEEVLLLKDSKKLLEKKSSNSQSTGSKAICVLRHFHSLQSSVGSTLGLLTRYIAGIRYALELRSLQRGTSEADDDDTNQSVSSIEDDFVTAFEHLEEDETTDYPSSTVYNQRNQRDVASQTVPSRSKDKKGSRIIISSFPRKPSSKRASSPEVSVSVQSSATAWSSGPRSQWSIYMSNSPEKGRGVSTSLTESDESNCSSPSPIIFLDEVGYQKSLKAKLEIPTIPVLKDGVEDSDSEVSEFFDSFDQFDDLDPTLESTSQEPISTSQTHKKKLPAGCSSKYVPRGGSATAMNPQRFDHPVPPANIRKPTPLKPGSAYGANADVPDSPRQVRTYGEETGALFSPVSSSAFSPLGEGSTLEYFWKAEGDGSELRKPQDLCALYKTYSDFANNMSKEILASVCGYSSPVDMNVNKNLSCVCHKEFKNVSGYLMKLSDIQETVTISKSEKPQTLTDGIQRFATDLVEKSLGSAFRDLQKGVSSCTTTLCHLAARLTSSVFQMAFHEIGMRHAYVLKERAINGLAGFLVGEALSEALEEFRFVKKQIFNNTVTRFAADLAEELVFEGIMEVCQFSHPSTPSTSSNWSFEQEEEVVSSYASDLSESVLQEAFIELSQAEVTFTTQAAISVSLDNIHYVSAEDTSQSTKTCNAAMNYLGSSCTPELLSASENRCTMKKALLCMSGIASCVPAPVAGKGISHFQDPADTCQYKSSTCYTSQTSPKKSSCSEQRLLTTSALDISTATQTELQAPGESRGPHDGTCALKAGSSFEPSENVSEAASSRKTHFQNFSGNMVDLIVSEAYDLMSTSKVKKTVEECAGYLSKKIGGCIPSSGQAESPNLVSENIMVSNDKQLCVKGGSDISSLKADEGSLLEKNSGVQIELEEPIRHCSVSEDKRKDSAYLRKGSINNQSSHFPLQPSLKKDVCEVGFSGLHQFREVATETRASSMKDTLEVPGFEPAGRGVRKMVPEEALSSTGRKWNGVPGTPPPSPQQPQLVSQEKQFKQFSKKLKGKLAKEFSPATPPSTPQYQPTPGLTEAGADSEKADFMQKLMRSLSEEAGSNEDEEDWRNNGFQSGIQDEETFPERNLPSQTDHKMMQKGALRYAERLAYHIVSMATEMDTLSSEEGRKSEDKEHKPSPFERSARFSEQTLRSLWTYAGEMAGEVINDVKKMVSSNHCRHKTIKSSRGESAECPKHLNYRECRLNSLADQWSSELMTSVLSLHSSGSSGLSSKFPSCESVTDEYAGYLIRVLKREGGSRELVLDQYASRLAYRSIKSGLAQAARKIKQRSSARAHAFRSLNHGSTQEGWKRFAIETPSTDASVKVSPSSDTVQCTCQKTRDVSSAECMELVNFAESLAYSITCDVTRKLRLSSVRLPKSLTDSCLYKKAKLGDMPEKLIKTTCSGPLLPYTEKDKQYHSTGSLNEGNYSDGVMQVIERYARKIVDDTLEMTLATTGYPTIEDKISSDRNLYAEKLSKAVLSSALAAKACRYCAIKERPFCNHVGGQNFQEVHRKKRQDGEALSDSCCNRTRACLEIPKIHIDLDKRASFAEEMVSSAIEKARRELSSTSLNADSGIGHDGASFAESLTTEIMASVMSNVCQAINISSPGRERTHTSESTVSQQPSLSAGDDSIGSWSNLSFEDEHPDESSSFLHLSDSNGNSSSWSSLGLEGEACEECASLSPSDSNGTEEKETETKEGLDGPRHVEAELGMLVVNTDLSEQALDPQVRAVLQWISASHCDLPMVHLGQAADSELELLPAVLQKVKERGWRVGELLRALLTYCEEPEPERRRGQPLFQWLLERT
- the LOC118788864 gene encoding A-kinase anchor protein 11-like isoform X2 codes for the protein MDACARIRGVPLKTRASIRRETIQESSTLNVKSLLKSRKELCNVVLELPGRDPVCLTEIHFVCLPSHSNGERLTLQALSDAPADLMELLKSLHVHSLNDEEVLLLKDSKKLLEKKSSNSQSTGSKAICVLRHFHSLQSSVGSTLGLLTRYIAGIRYALELRSLQRGTSEADDDDTNQSVSSIEDDFVTAFEHLEEDETTDYPSSTVYNQRNQRDVASQTVPSRSKDKKGSRIIISSFPRKPSSKRASSPEVSVSVQSSATAWSSGPRSQWSIYMSNSPEKGRGVSTSLTESDESNCSSPSPIIFLDEVGYQKSLKAKLEIPTIPVLKDGVEDSDSEVSEFFDSFDQFDDLDPTLESTSQEPISTSQTHKKKLPAGCSSKYVPRGGSATAMNPQRFDHPVPPANIRKPTPLKPGSAYGANADVPDSPRQVRTYGEETGALFSPVSSSAFSPLGEGSTLEYFWKAEGDGSELRKPQDLCALYKTYSDFANNMSKEILASVCGYSSPVDMNVNKNLSCVCHKEFKNVSGYLMKLSDIQETVTISKSEKPQTLTDGIQRFATDLVEKSLGSAFRDLQKGVSSCTTTLCHLAARLTSSVFQMAFHEIGMRHAYVLKERAINGLAGFLVGEALSEALEEFRFVKKQIFNNTVTRFAADLAEELVFEGIMEVCQFSHPSTPSTSSNWSFEQEEEVVSSYASDLSESVLQEAFIELSQAEVTFTTQAAISVSLDNIHYVSAEDTSQSTKTCNAAMNYLGSSCTPELLSASENRCTMKKALLCMSGIASCVPAPVAGKGISHFQDPADTCQYKSSTCYTSQTSPKKSSCSEQRLLTTSALDISTATQTELQAPGESRGPHDGTCALKAGSSFEPSENVSEAASSRKTHFQNFSGNMVDLIVSEAYDLMSTSKVKKTVEECAGYLSKKIGGCIPSSGQAESPNLVSENIMVSNDKQLCVKGGSDISSLKADEGSLLEKNSGVQIELEEPIRHCSVSEDKRKDSAYLRKGSINNQSSHFPLQPSLKKDVCEVGFSGLHQFREVATETRASSMKDTLEVPGFEPAGRGVRKMVPEEALSSTGRKWNGVPGTPPPSPQQPQLVSQEKQFKQFSKKLKGKLAKEFSPATPPSTPQYQPTPGLTEAGADSEKADFMQKLMRSLSEEAGSNEDEEDWRNNGFQSGIQDEETFPERNLPSQTDHKMMQKGALRYAERLAYHIVSMATEMDTLSSEEGRKSEDKEHKPSPFERSARFSEQTLRSLWTYAGEMAGEVINDVKKMVSSNHCRHKTIKSSRGESAECPKHLNYRECRLNSLADQWSSELMTSVLSLHSSGSSGLSSKFPSCESVTDEYAGYLIRVLKREGGSRELVLDQYASRLAYRSIKSGLAQAARKIKQRSSARAHAFRSLNHGSTQEGWKRFAIETPSTDASVKVSPSSDTVQCTCQKTRDVSSAECMELVNFAESLAYSITCDVTRKLRLSSVRLPKSLTDSCLYKKAKLGDMPEKLIKTTCSGPLLPYTEKDKQYHSTGSLNEGNYSDGVMQVIERYARKIVDDTLEMTLATTGYPTIEDKISSDRNLYAEKLSKAVLSSALAAKACRYCAIKERPFCNHVGGQNFQEVHRKKRQDGEALSDSCCNRTRACLEIPKIHIDLDKRASFAEEMVSSAIEKARRELSSTSLNADSGIGHDGASFAESLTTEIMASVMSNVCQAINISSPGRERTHTSESTVSQQPSLSAGDDSIGSWSNLSFEDEHPDESSSFLHLSDSNGNSSSWSSLGLEGEACEECASLSPSDSNGTEEKETETKEGLDGPRHVEAELGMLVVNTDLSEQALDPQVRAVLQWISASHCDLPMVHLGQAADSELELLPAVLQKVKERGWRVGELLRALLTYCEEPEPERRRGQPLFQWLLERT